The following are encoded in a window of Fluviibacter phosphoraccumulans genomic DNA:
- the ftsZ gene encoding cell division protein FtsZ, protein MFEIIEKESNGTIIKVIGVGGAGGNAIDHMIRENVHGVEFIAANTDAQALNNSLAGHRMQLGGSGLGAGAKPAAGRAAAEEQREHIKESLRGAHMVFITAGMGGGTGTGAAPIVAEVARELGILSVAVVTKPFMFEGKRMKAAEAGIAELEQHVDSLIVILNDRLMDVLGDDAEMEACFKAADDVLRNAVGGIAEIITLKGLVNVDFEDVRTVMGAMGRAMMGSAAAEGMDRARLAAEQAVACPLLEGVELSGAKGVLVNITASKSLKMREVNEVMATIGDHVSDEAEIIFGAVFDESMGEQMRVTVVATGLEDVKARGVKTTRETLTVIEPLRATGTGDATPFGDFSQYDLPPGMRSARQSVATPATSNLKVEAFVSQGVDHYDIPAFLRKQAD, encoded by the coding sequence ATGTTTGAAATTATCGAGAAAGAATCCAACGGCACAATCATCAAAGTGATCGGTGTGGGTGGCGCAGGCGGTAATGCCATCGATCACATGATTCGTGAGAACGTGCATGGCGTTGAATTTATCGCAGCCAATACGGATGCGCAGGCGCTGAATAACAGCCTGGCGGGTCATCGTATGCAGCTGGGGGGTTCGGGTCTGGGTGCGGGTGCCAAGCCGGCCGCAGGTCGTGCGGCTGCCGAAGAGCAACGCGAGCACATTAAAGAATCGCTGCGTGGTGCACACATGGTGTTCATCACTGCCGGTATGGGTGGCGGTACGGGTACGGGTGCTGCACCGATCGTTGCTGAAGTCGCTCGCGAACTCGGCATTCTCAGCGTGGCCGTTGTCACCAAGCCGTTCATGTTCGAAGGCAAGCGCATGAAAGCTGCCGAAGCCGGTATCGCCGAATTGGAACAACACGTTGATTCGCTAATTGTGATCCTCAATGACCGTCTGATGGACGTGCTGGGGGATGACGCCGAAATGGAAGCCTGCTTCAAGGCCGCTGATGACGTGCTGCGTAACGCCGTGGGCGGTATTGCCGAAATCATTACGCTCAAGGGTCTGGTCAACGTTGACTTTGAAGACGTGCGTACCGTTATGGGTGCCATGGGTCGTGCCATGATGGGCTCGGCCGCTGCCGAAGGCATGGATCGTGCCCGTCTGGCGGCAGAGCAAGCCGTTGCCTGCCCACTGCTGGAAGGTGTTGAGTTGTCTGGCGCCAAGGGTGTGCTGGTGAACATCACCGCCTCCAAGTCGCTCAAAATGCGCGAAGTGAATGAAGTCATGGCCACCATTGGTGATCACGTGTCGGACGAAGCCGAAATTATCTTCGGTGCCGTGTTTGACGAAAGCATGGGCGAGCAGATGCGTGTGACCGTCGTAGCAACCGGTCTGGAAGATGTGAAGGCGCGTGGCGTGAAGACCACCCGTGAAACACTCACGGTCATCGAGCCGCTGCGTGCAACCGGTACGGGCGACGCGACACCGTTTGGTGATTTCAGCCAGTACGATCTGCCACCAGGCATGCGTTCGGCACGCCAGAGCGTTGCAACGCCAGCGACCAGCAACCTGAAGGTTGAAGCGTTTGTGTCGCAAGGTGTGGATCACTACGACATTCCGGCCTTCCTGCGCAAGCAGGCAGACTGA
- the ftsA gene encoding cell division protein FtsA: MSRETKELIVGLDIGTSKIVAVVAEVAPDGRLNVLGVGAQEARGLSRGVVVNIEDTVQAISKVIQEVELMADCKVKDVYTGIAGSHIRSFNSNGMVAIKDKEVSPGDIDRVIETARAMPIPAEQEILHILTQEFVIDGQDGIREPIGMSGMRLEVKVHIVTGAISAAQNIVKCVRRCGLDVNDLVLQPLASSYAVLSEDEKDLGVCLIDIGGGTTDIAVWAQGAIRHTAVIPIAGNQVTNDIAMALRTPTRDAEDIKRRSGCALADLANPEEVIEVAGVDDRPSRKLSRRALADVIQPRVEELFEIVQAELRRSGYENVLSSGIVITGGSAAMPGMIELGEEIFHMPVRLGEPKYSGPLVDVIKSPRYATAFGLILEAYNQRKRGQQVREKQGGVKDVFGAMRAWFEKNF, translated from the coding sequence ATGAGCAGAGAGACCAAAGAACTGATTGTCGGCCTCGACATCGGTACCTCCAAGATTGTTGCAGTCGTCGCCGAGGTGGCGCCGGATGGTCGCCTCAATGTGCTGGGGGTTGGCGCACAGGAAGCACGGGGGTTGTCGCGCGGCGTGGTGGTTAATATTGAAGACACCGTGCAGGCGATTTCCAAGGTGATTCAGGAAGTCGAGCTCATGGCCGACTGCAAGGTCAAGGATGTCTACACTGGTATTGCCGGTAGCCACATCCGCAGTTTCAACTCCAACGGCATGGTCGCCATCAAGGACAAGGAAGTCAGCCCGGGCGACATCGATCGTGTGATTGAAACCGCGCGTGCCATGCCGATCCCGGCGGAGCAGGAAATTTTGCACATCCTGACGCAGGAGTTTGTCATTGATGGCCAGGATGGCATTCGTGAGCCGATCGGTATGAGCGGCATGCGGTTGGAGGTCAAAGTGCATATCGTGACCGGCGCTATTTCTGCGGCTCAGAATATTGTGAAGTGTGTGCGTCGTTGTGGCCTGGATGTGAATGATCTGGTGTTGCAGCCACTGGCCTCCAGCTATGCCGTGCTATCCGAAGATGAAAAAGATCTGGGCGTGTGCCTGATCGACATCGGTGGCGGCACAACGGATATCGCCGTCTGGGCGCAGGGCGCCATTCGCCACACGGCGGTGATTCCGATTGCCGGTAACCAGGTGACTAACGATATCGCCATGGCTTTGCGAACGCCGACGCGTGATGCCGAAGACATCAAGCGCCGTTCGGGTTGTGCATTGGCTGATCTGGCGAACCCGGAAGAAGTGATTGAAGTGGCCGGTGTCGATGACCGTCCGAGCCGCAAGTTGTCGCGTCGTGCGCTGGCCGATGTGATTCAGCCGCGTGTCGAGGAACTGTTCGAAATTGTGCAGGCCGAGCTGCGCCGCTCCGGTTACGAAAACGTGCTGTCGTCCGGCATCGTGATCACCGGTGGATCGGCCGCCATGCCCGGCATGATCGAACTCGGTGAAGAAATTTTCCACATGCCAGTGCGCTTGGGTGAGCCCAAGTACAGTGGCCCGCTCGTCGACGTGATCAAGTCACCGCGTTATGCCACCGCCTTTGGCCTGATTCTCGAAGCCTACAACCAGCGTAAGCGTGGTCAGCAGGTTCGCGAAAAGCAAGGCGGCGTCAAAGATGTTTTCGGCGCTATGCGCGCCTGGTTTGAGAAGAATTTTTAA
- a CDS encoding DciA family protein — MYPTRSNARKPKFRALSDVLEYGGSARKQEAADAALGGLMQHARTLQTLQDALARKLPPAMSQSCRVANLSGDTISVLCNHPSLGARLRQMGPSLINAWRLAGFACSALEVRIRPGLPADKEVVPFRRDPLSAGAAEALSALENEIRDENLKAALARLRQSANAD, encoded by the coding sequence ATGTACCCCACCCGCAGCAACGCCCGCAAACCTAAATTCCGCGCCCTATCGGATGTGCTCGAATATGGCGGGAGTGCGCGCAAACAGGAAGCTGCCGATGCGGCTCTGGGCGGCCTGATGCAGCACGCCCGCACCCTGCAAACATTGCAGGATGCCTTGGCGAGAAAGCTGCCGCCCGCCATGAGCCAAAGCTGCCGCGTCGCCAATCTGAGTGGCGACACGATCAGCGTACTGTGCAACCACCCCAGCTTAGGTGCGCGTTTACGCCAGATGGGGCCGAGCCTGATCAATGCCTGGCGACTTGCCGGCTTTGCCTGTAGTGCGCTGGAAGTAAGAATTCGACCCGGCTTACCTGCCGACAAAGAGGTCGTACCCTTCCGGCGCGACCCGCTGTCCGCAGGCGCTGCAGAGGCATTAAGCGCTCTGGAAAATGAAATCCGTGATGAAAACCTGAAGGCCGCACTGGCGCGCTTGCGCCAATCTGCCAACGCAGATTAA
- a CDS encoding cell division protein FtsQ/DivIB: MIWNRPDLMNRLANLLWGLGLLLILVTGVLMVIRMPFFPVRDVVLAKPLERVQMEDIRAGIAPYIGGNFFTVDLKAIRQGAEQQPWVYRADVRRQGFGSLALDIDEQVPVARWGNEGTRTTSDWLNRDGEVFEVPDNSLGNAGQGLPVLHGPLDTGNELMTRYVRYSSLLEPTGRTIRQLDLSPRLSWSMRLDNGTRVELGRERTLNSADEQVQTFVSLYPQLVGNRPVVPAVVDLRYPAGVAVRYPASPAAASTPSDRKGKS, from the coding sequence CTGTTGCTTATTCTGGTGACGGGTGTGCTCATGGTAATTCGCATGCCGTTCTTTCCGGTGCGCGACGTAGTGCTGGCCAAGCCGCTGGAGCGCGTACAGATGGAAGATATTCGTGCGGGCATCGCGCCGTATATCGGTGGCAATTTTTTTACCGTGGATCTCAAAGCGATTCGTCAGGGTGCCGAGCAGCAGCCGTGGGTTTATCGCGCCGATGTGCGTCGCCAGGGGTTTGGCAGTTTGGCCCTGGATATCGATGAGCAGGTGCCGGTGGCGCGTTGGGGCAATGAAGGCACGCGCACCACGTCCGACTGGCTGAATCGCGATGGCGAGGTCTTTGAAGTGCCCGATAACTCCCTCGGTAATGCCGGCCAGGGTTTGCCGGTATTGCATGGCCCGCTGGACACCGGCAATGAATTAATGACGCGCTACGTGCGTTACAGCAGCCTGTTAGAACCAACGGGTCGCACGATTCGCCAGCTGGATCTGAGCCCGCGTTTGTCGTGGAGTATGCGTCTCGATAACGGTACCCGCGTCGAGCTGGGTCGCGAGCGCACACTGAACAGTGCCGATGAGCAGGTTCAGACCTTTGTTTCTTTGTATCCCCAATTGGTTGGCAATCGACCAGTGGTACCGGCCGTTGTTGATCTTCGTTATCCGGCGGGCGTTGCTGTGCGTTATCCCGCATCGCCAGCCGCCGCTTCCACCCCTTCTGACCGTAAAGGCAAGTCATGA
- the lpxC gene encoding UDP-3-O-acyl-N-acetylglucosamine deacetylase produces the protein MLCQRTVKSVIRASGVGLHSGKKVTLTLRPAAPDTGIMFRRVDLETPVDIKASALTVGDTRMCSCLDVEGVRIGTVEHLMSALCGLGIDNVWIDLDAAEVPILDGSSSPFVFLIQSAGISEQNVPKRFLRIKKPVEVREGDKLARLSPYAGFKLNFSIVFNHPAIDRTGQQVSFDFAEQGYTRDIARARTFGFTQEVEFLRENGLALGGGLENAVVLDEYRILNADGLRYNDEFVKHKVLDAIGDLYLIGHPIIGEFTAHKSGHDLNNKLARAVLADAEAYEIVSFVPPEEAPVGVTRWMQQAYALTT, from the coding sequence ATGCTGTGCCAACGTACTGTTAAATCTGTCATCCGCGCCAGTGGCGTGGGGCTGCACTCGGGTAAAAAAGTCACGTTGACGCTGCGTCCTGCTGCGCCTGACACCGGCATCATGTTCCGCCGTGTTGATCTGGAAACGCCAGTCGATATCAAGGCAAGTGCTTTGACGGTGGGCGATACGCGCATGTGCTCCTGTTTGGATGTGGAGGGTGTCCGCATCGGTACGGTTGAGCATCTCATGTCGGCACTGTGTGGTTTGGGTATTGATAATGTCTGGATTGATCTGGATGCGGCCGAAGTGCCTATTCTGGATGGCTCGTCGTCGCCGTTTGTGTTTTTGATTCAGTCGGCGGGGATTAGCGAACAAAATGTCCCCAAGCGCTTCTTGCGCATCAAGAAACCGGTTGAAGTGCGGGAGGGGGATAAACTGGCCCGCCTGTCGCCGTACGCCGGCTTCAAGCTAAATTTCTCGATTGTGTTTAATCACCCGGCCATTGACCGTACCGGTCAGCAGGTGAGCTTTGATTTTGCCGAGCAGGGTTACACGCGCGACATCGCCCGTGCCCGCACCTTCGGCTTTACTCAAGAAGTCGAGTTCCTGCGTGAAAATGGCCTTGCACTTGGTGGCGGCCTGGAAAATGCCGTCGTGCTTGATGAATATCGCATCCTGAATGCGGATGGCCTGCGCTACAACGACGAATTCGTGAAGCACAAAGTGCTAGATGCCATCGGCGATCTGTATCTGATCGGCCACCCGATTATTGGTGAGTTTACGGCGCACAAGTCGGGGCACGATCTGAACAACAAGCTGGCGCGTGCCGTTCTGGCCGATGCCGAAGCGTATGAAATTGTTTCGTTCGTACCGCCTGAAGAAGCACCGGTGGGCGTAACGCGCTGGATGCAGCAGGCGTACGCACTAACAACCTAA